The Saccharolobus shibatae B12 genomic interval CTGATAGCGATTTTATTTACTAAATCGATCATTTCTTACCCTTCTTTTCTGTCACATATCTATAAGCTGAAGTCGCAGCCACAGCACCTTGAGCTACTGAAGTAATAACTTGTCTAAACCCTAACCACATTGACGTACAGTCTCCTGCTGCAAATATCCCTGGTACACTAGTCCTCATCCATTCATCTACTTTAATATATCCGTTTGTATCAGTCTCTATCCCATTGCTCTTGGCGAAATCTGTTGGAGGGTCAAATCCTATTTCTACAAACACACCGTTTACATTCAACTCCTTAATCTCACCGGTTTTCAAATTCTCCACAACTACTTGTCTAACAACCTTATCTCCATTAATTTCCTTCACTACTGAATTAAGTACAAATTCAACATTTGGTTTTTTCTTAACTGTTTCAACATAAATTGGTTGCGCCTTAAAACTATCTCTTCTATGTATTAAATAGACTTTAGTAGAATAACTAGATAATATCTCAGCTCCCTCTAACGCGGAATCCCCTCCTCCGACAACTGCAACGACTCTGTTCTTAAATAATGGGGCATCGCAGACTGAGCAGTACGATATACCCTTTCCTACAAACTCTTGTTCTCCAGGTACACCTAACTTTCTTCTCTTTACTCCTATCCCTAAGATAACGCTATCAGCCTTAAACTCACCTTTTCTCTTGGTTTTCACTACAAATCCGTCTCCTCTATTTTCAATTTTCTCCACAATATCCAACAAGACGGGTACCTCATACTTCTCTATGTGTTTATTAAATACCTTTATCATATCGCTCGCTTGAATTTCTATTAAGCCAAGATAATCATCAACTATACCCGCTTCAGTTAACTGCCCACCTGGAGTTTCTCCTATAACTAGAGTCTTTAGCATATATCTAGCAGTATATAATGCAGCACCATAAGCGGCAGGACCTAGTCCAACAATTATGACATCGAACTTCTCTCCCGGTTTTACACTTGCAGCTCTTGGTAGAAGACTCATAGCTATACTATATTTGGTAAGCGAATTTTAAGAGTTTTGTTCAACGATTCTAAAAACGTGAAATTAAATACCGTAAAAAACTAGAATAAATGTGTGAAAGTATTAGTAGTAACTGGAACTCTAGCTGCACCAATACTTTCTGAAGTTGCTAAGAACATTAAAGATACAAAGGTAGAGATTAAAGTGCTTAACTATCCCGTTGCCTCACTAATGAGTACAAAGTTTATAGCAGAGAACTTGAAGCAGACGAAATATGATGTAGATTACATACTTTTACCTGGTATGGTATATGGGGACGCTAAAATTGTTGAAGAAGTTACGGGAGTGAAAACGTTCAAAGGAACAGAGGAAGCCTGGGATCTTCCTAGGGTAATTGAGGCCTTGAAAAATGGAGTACAACTTTCTACAACAGAACCCGCTGATAAGATTATAGGTAAAATGGACAACATAGAGGAGAAGCTAAGAAAAATAGAAGAAGAGGCTAAGATTTCTTTCGAAATAAATGGAGTTAAGATTACAACTTATCCGCCTCCTTTCAGAATATTTTTGGAAATAGATAATAAGCAAGAATTCGAGAAATTAGAGAGACTAAGGAAAAACATTAATGTAGTAGTATTAGGTCTTCCGGTAGGCCACTACGATTTAGATGAAGTCAAAAACAAGGTTAAACAATTGGTGGATTACGGATATGTTGTTGGAATAGATGCTGAATCGCCTAGGGAATTAAAAGAGGGTGTAAGAGCTGGAGCTTCATTCGTATTTAACTTAAATGAAACTAACCTGGAGGAACTTGAGGAAATTAGGAAAGAAGCAGCGTTTGTCGTAGCCCCATTCAATACTGAAAATAGAGGAGAGATAACTGTTGATCTAGTTATAAAAGCTAAACAGAAGGGATTCGATAAGTTAATAGCAGATCCAGTGTTGTCACCACCTCTAAGAGGGTTAGTAAATAGTATAATTGAGTATAAGTACGTGAGGACAAAGTTACAAGATATACCGATTTTAATGGGAATTCTTAACGTAACTGAACTCATTGATGCGGATAGTTTGGGAGTTAACGCACTTCTCTCTGCTATTGCTGGAGAGTTGGGAATTTCTAACTTGCTAATTATGGAAAAGGGGAAAACGAAGTGGAGCAGTTGGGAATTATCACAGGCTACGAAAATGATAAGTATAGCTTTGAAGGAAAATAGGCTTCCTAAAGATATAGGCATAGATTTGCTCGTACTTAAGGATAAGAGAAGATTTAGGGAGAATTTTGGCGCTGACGTAATTGTTAATGAGTATATAGAGCCAGAAATGGACAAAAGTGGATTCGCTAAAATTTTCGTGAGCGAAGACGGATTTGGAGTAAAATGGATAGGTAAAAACAAGGTAACAATAAAAGGGAAAAATGGACTTAGTATCGGTAGAGAATTAGTTAGAAGAGTTAAGGATATTAGCAAAGAGCATGCAGTATATATAGGATATGAACTAGCAAAGGCTGAAATTGCGTACCAACTCGATAAAAATTATATCCAGGACAAACCATTATTCAAAAAGATAATTAATGATAATTTCCATACCGAGCATGATAAGAAAAGAGATCGATAATATTACGTTTGTCTTCAGTGTAATTCCCCCAATAATTACGCTCAAGAATGCAGATGAAGATCTAAAGGACTTTCTCTTAAAACTATCTAAATCTTTTAGGATAGATATTGCATGCGGGAATAGGGACAAGAAGTTATGTTATCCCGCAATATTTGGTGGGGTATTTGTATTTGATCATGACTTGATCATAAAAAGATATGAGATCTACGGATATTTGTGCAATGGAGAAGAAGAGAGTGTGAAAAACATAAATCAGCTATTTAAGCAACTTGAGCAGGGTAAAGAATGGTGTTTTAGATTTGACGATAATTCCATTCTTTGTTTCAAGAACAGAAAGGAATCTAAAGAATGTAGGTGGATTGACAATATAGGCTTACGCTTTCTAATTTTCTCCTCCTAATGGACAAAAGATCTATTGACTATGGATACTCTATAATTGCATAAGAGTCCTTTCCCTCATATATCTTTAAAAGTATTCTGTACTTTTTATTCAGTTTTAGATATATGTCCTTTGCTATTTCAATACCTATATACTCAGCAGTGGGAAATGGAGCATCTATTACCTTGTAATCTACCCTGAACGGACCTTCAAACCTCGACTTATCTAAGTCAACCTTCGGTATGATAAGTTTATGATCCCACTCTTGTATTACCTCTCTAATCATCTTTTTAAGTAAGTTAAAGTCTACTACAAATCCAGATTTCTCATTGACTTCACCCTCAACTTCCACATTAATAATATACGTATGACCATGAATTTGGCTATCAGCATATGACGATAAGGTATAATGAGCGGAATCCATTGTGATTCCTTCAATACCAACTCTAACTTTCATTTAAAGACCTCCTTATATTCTTGTCAAAATGTTCCCATGTGGACTCGCTTAAATATCTTATCTCATCACATAATGATCTAATGTTAGAATCAGTCTTTACAATCCTTTCAACAAGACTGTGGAAGCCTATTAAAACAGTATAATCACCGTAAGCTACTTCCTTATTTCCGAAATATATCTTTTCGCCTAGAACCATATTTCCA includes:
- a CDS encoding 6-pyruvoyl trahydropterin synthase family protein, whose translation is MKVRVGIEGITMDSAHYTLSSYADSQIHGHTYIINVEVEGEVNEKSGFVVDFNLLKKMIREVIQEWDHKLIIPKVDLDKSRFEGPFRVDYKVIDAPFPTAEYIGIEIAKDIYLKLNKKYRILLKIYEGKDSYAIIEYP
- the trxB gene encoding thioredoxin-disulfide reductase, coding for MSLLPRAASVKPGEKFDVIIVGLGPAAYGAALYTARYMLKTLVIGETPGGQLTEAGIVDDYLGLIEIQASDMIKVFNKHIEKYEVPVLLDIVEKIENRGDGFVVKTKRKGEFKADSVILGIGVKRRKLGVPGEQEFVGKGISYCSVCDAPLFKNRVVAVVGGGDSALEGAEILSSYSTKVYLIHRRDSFKAQPIYVETVKKKPNVEFVLNSVVKEINGDKVVRQVVVENLKTGEIKELNVNGVFVEIGFDPPTDFAKSNGIETDTNGYIKVDEWMRTSVPGIFAAGDCTSMWLGFRQVITSVAQGAVAATSAYRYVTEKKGKK
- a CDS encoding dihydropteroate synthase-like protein gives rise to the protein MKVLVVTGTLAAPILSEVAKNIKDTKVEIKVLNYPVASLMSTKFIAENLKQTKYDVDYILLPGMVYGDAKIVEEVTGVKTFKGTEEAWDLPRVIEALKNGVQLSTTEPADKIIGKMDNIEEKLRKIEEEAKISFEINGVKITTYPPPFRIFLEIDNKQEFEKLERLRKNINVVVLGLPVGHYDLDEVKNKVKQLVDYGYVVGIDAESPRELKEGVRAGASFVFNLNETNLEELEEIRKEAAFVVAPFNTENRGEITVDLVIKAKQKGFDKLIADPVLSPPLRGLVNSIIEYKYVRTKLQDIPILMGILNVTELIDADSLGVNALLSAIAGELGISNLLIMEKGKTKWSSWELSQATKMISIALKENRLPKDIGIDLLVLKDKRRFRENFGADVIVNEYIEPEMDKSGFAKIFVSEDGFGVKWIGKNKVTIKGKNGLSIGRELVRRVKDISKEHAVYIGYELAKAEIAYQLDKNYIQDKPLFKKIINDNFHTEHDKKRDR